The Mytilus galloprovincialis chromosome 4, xbMytGall1.hap1.1, whole genome shotgun sequence genome contains a region encoding:
- the LOC143071663 gene encoding semaphorin-2A-like, producing the protein MTYTSSSVPCSNDPFHNFTAIYVKSGNPNGEEFMYYASTLHTESSIQRQIPGTTDNMKSVISEKWMKDPQFVGSFDVGDRVFIFFRETAVETDPLETKIYSRVAKVCKKDIGGNSLLRNKWTSYQKAKLDCFIPGNLQVGFDLIQDVAMRDNVFYGLFTTNTGTPASAICAFNISSIDAVMDGSFKEQTNVNSFWTEVTTVLTPRPGHCTNDSMSLSDSVLQFIADHPLMHKTVQPMYGKPIFVIDDEELQQLELHSHMTEIVFYAASSKN; encoded by the exons ATGACTTATACCAGTTCAAGTGTTCCATGTTCCAATGATCCGTTTCATAATTTCACAGCAATTTATGTCA AATCAGGAAATCCAAACGGTGAGGAATTTATGTATTATGCCTCTACATTACACACAGAATCTTCAATTCAAAGACAAATACCTGGTACGACTGATAATATGAAAAGTGTAATAAGTGAAAAATGGATGAAAG ATCCACAGTTTGTTGGATCTTTTGACGTAGGTGACAGAGTGTTTATCTTCTTCCGCGAAACAGCTGTTGAAACTGATCCATTAGAAACAAAGATATATTCACGAGTAGCTAAAGTTTGCAAG AAAGACATTGGCGGTAATTCGCTGTTACGAAATAAATGGACAAGCTACCAGAAAGCTAAACTTGATTGCTTTATTCCTGGAAACCTTCAAGTGGGTTTTGACTTAATTC AAGACGTTGCAATGAGGGACAATGTATTCTATGGTTTATTCACAACTAA TACTGGAACTCCAGCATCGGCAATATGTGCGTTTAATATAAGTAGTATCGATGCTGTAATGGATGGATCTTTTAAAGAGCAAACCAATGTAAATTCATTCTGGACCGAAGTTACTACTGTCCTTACCCCTAGACCAGGGCAC TGCACTAACGATTCAATGTCTCTCAGTGACAGTGTTCTGCAGTTTATAGCTGATCATCCATTAATGCACAAGACAGTGCAGCCGATGTATGGAAAACCAATATTTGTTATCGACGACGAAGAACTTCAACAACTTGAACTACATAGCCATATGACAGAGATTGTATTTTATGCTGCATCAAGTAAAAACTGA